A window of Fibrobacter sp. UWB15 genomic DNA:
GGGAAACCCTTTCAGAAAGGGTCCGGAACATCGTGGCAAATAAAATACAGATCGGCACCATCCGTTTAAAACGCGACGGAGGCAAGTTCCCCGACGCCCGCGCCATAGAACGCATGGGCCTGTGGAAGAAAATCCTTTCGGCAAAACAAGTTCCCGAATGGCTCGATCTGGAACGGGACTGCCTGAACGACTTTAAAGCTCTGAACAACGTGGCCTATCCCATCGGCGTGGGCCTGATCATTTCCGAACACAATTTCGAACGCATCCCCAGCGATATCGAACTGGATACCTTCGCCGCCGACGTAAGGCGGATTGGCGCCCAGGGCTTAAAGATTGCAGCCATGAGCAATTCCGACAGCGACTGCGACCGCCTCTACAAGTTCGCAAAAAAATACGGCAAGAAATTCCAGATGTTCGCCGCTTTCGGTATGGGCGAAACAGGCAAGGTCAGCCGCCTTTGGTCCTTAAACGAAGGTGCAAACCTCACCTACGGTTCTATCGGACATTCCGAAGCCCCCGGACAAATTGAAGTTTCCATTATGCGCCGCGCCCTGGAACAAAGCGAAATTTTGCGTTCCCAAATGGAAATTCTGGCCTTTTTGAACCAGTTTTAGCCTTTTTTGATATTTTTTCGTTCCAATTAGGCTTTTTTTGTCCAAATGGCGCCGATTTTTGCTAAATATCTATACAGAAAAAACAAAAGGAATTCATTATGCGTCTTTCCGAAAGGTTTGTCGACAATTGCATTCTGATCAATTCCAAGAGCACGACCAAGGAAGAAATCCTGAACGAGCTCGTGGATACGCTCTGCAGTGCCTACAAATTGGAACATCGCAACGAAATTTTCGATGCCGTCTGGACCCGTGAACAAAGCCGTTCCACCGGTATCGGTTGCGGACTCGCAGTCCCCCACGCCAAGATTGACTGCGTGGACCGTATGTGCATGGCCGCCGCTACGATTGAAGGCGGACTGGACTTTGCCTCATTTGACGGAGAACCAGTCTACCTGATCATTTTGATTGTAAGCCCCGGCAACACCGTCGGCCCGCACCTCAAGGCACTCTCCTCCGTCAGCCGTCTTTTGGCTGATGGCGGTGTCCGCAAGGACTTGATCGCCTCCAAGGATCCGGCAGAATTTCTGACCATTCTGCGCGCCGCCGAGGACAAATACCTCTAATCCCCTTGACAGGTCAGAAAAAGTTTTCTATAATTGCGCCTACCTCGGACGGTTAGCTCAGTTGGTTTAGAGCGCTGCTTTCACACGGCAGAGGTCACTGGTTCAAATCCAGTACCGTCCACTACCAAGGTTTTAAAAAGGCTTCCTACCCCGGAGGTCTTTTTTGTTTAGAACCATTTTTTGTTATTTTGTCACCATTCGACGCAACTTTTCAATTCGCACGAGCATCTAAAAGGCATGATTAATACGAAAGTCCTCATTTCAGCATTCCTCACAACGGCCGCCCTTACGACGACGGCTTTTGCCGAAAGCACCTGGACGCTGGAGGACTGCCTTAAGCAAGCCAAGAAGGCGAGCCTCAAACTAGAATCCGCAAAGCTCCGCGAACAATCCGCCGATATTTCCATCAGGCAGGCCAAGACGGGCAACTACCCCACCGTAAGCGCAAGCATCCAGAACACACTTTACGACCACCCCTTCGTCTACAACGAAGACCATTACCGTTTAAACCTAGGCATCTCCGGTTCCTACACCCTGTGGAACGGTGGCGCCACTAGCCTGAACGTGGAGTCCAAGACCCTTACTAAAGAAGCGACAGCGCTCGCTACCCAGCAAACGGAACGCAGCGTGCAAGAAAGCGTCCTGAATGCCTACATGAGTTTATTGGCCGCCACCGAGAACCTGCGTACCGCAGACGCCTCGGTAGAACTAGCGCAAGCCGAATTCGAGCACTACACCAAGCTCTACGAAGCGGGCTCTATCACCAGGAAGGACCTGACCCAGTCGCAGTCCAACGTGCTGCAAAAGCAGACCTCGCAGCTTACGGCGCAGCTTTCTGTCAGCACCGCAAAGACAACCCTCAGGCAACTCCTGGAACTTGACGACAACGCCGAATTCCAGGTAGCAGCCCCCGAGACAAATATCGAAAGCCCTGATTCCCTTGAACCGCTGCCGACCTTCGAGCAGCTCAAGGCAGACGCCCAGAACGCCCACCCCGGACTGAAATCCGACAGCGTGGCTGTTCGCGCCGCCCAGAAAAACACGCAGGTCGCGGGCAAAGGCAGTTCCATTACCGTGACCCTCGGCGCCAATTCTAGCACAGGCTTGCAGGCTTGGCAGTCCAAGGCCTACAAGAATCAACTCAAGTACGGTTGGCAGAACTCCATCACCCTCGGGATCAACATTCCCATTATCGATGGCGGTGCCACCACAAGCAAGGTCCTGCAGGCCCAAGTCAGCGAAACCGAATCACAGGTGAACCTCAAGGAAGACGCAAAAACTCTCGAAAACAATATCGAGAAGCTTTACCTGAACGCCATGAGCGCCGACATGCAATGGAAAGCCGCCATACTCCAGGTGCAAGCGGAATCCGAAGCCCTGGTCGTTGCCGAAGAACAGCGTAATGCAGGCGCCCTGACCTACACCGACTTCCTGAGCCAGAAAAACAACCTTGAAAAGGCGCAAATTACGCTAACAAACGCCAAATACACCAGCCTCCTGTCGCGCAAGCTCTTGGAACTCTACCAAGGAAAGCTGGACTAATCAAAAATAAACGGCAAGTGTTGCGCCCCTGAAACAAGGGGCGTTTCTTTTTGTACCCAAAGTCATGCCGGAGCGGGGACGACACCTCCTTTTCGCCCCAGAAAAGCCCGTTTCTTCTTTCACGGCCAAAACTCCTGCAGAATTGGCACGGTCTTTGCTATTAGGTGGGTGTAAACAAAAGCAGGGTGCCAAGCCGAGGCAAACCGCCAAAGATTGGACCCACATCCAAAGAGGTTAAAATTATGACACAGTTTATTCCGAGCACTTTCTACGGTATCCAGAACTTCCTTGACAACTTGAACGCCTGCAACGCCCAGAACGAATGCTGCTACACGCCCAAGGCCGACTACTATGAAGTCGAGAACGGCTTCATGCTTGAAGTGGAACTCCCGGGCGTTAAAAAGGAAGACTTGGACATCCAGGTCGAAAAGAATATTATCACCGTCAAGGCAACCCGTGCCCGCAAGGAAAGCAAGTGCACTTACGAGCGCAGCTTCCGCCTGACCGACGACATCGACACCGAAAATATCAAGGTCTCCCTTGAAAACGGCGTGTTGTCATTCCAGCTTGCCAAAAAGCAGCAGGCGGCCGCCCGTAAATTGACGGTCGACTAAGGCCTAAAACGGGGCCAAAAACGCGAAAAACGCCCTCAAAATGGGCGCAATTCGTGTAAAAATTTCTCTTTTTCATCATACTCCTTCCCCAAAAAGACCCCGAAAGGGGTCTTTTTGTGTAAACTTTTTATTATGGACAGTTTATCAATGGGGCCATTGCTTTTTCCGGAACAATTTACCCCGCGGAATATATTTTTAAGGGCAAAGAGGCTTAAAGAGTGTATTTGGGCCAAAAAAGGAGTAAGTATGGGAAAGCAGTTCTCTACGCTGTTGTCGGCAGCACTTGTCGCTGCATTGTGCAGCAGCGTTTCAGCATATACATTGAGCGGTACCGTCACCGATAATGGTGGCAAAGCGATTCAAGGCGCAGATGTCAAGCTCCTCAAGAGGAACAAGGCGACTACGACCGACGAACAGGGCAAATTCACCTTCCAGGAACAAACGATCGGCCTTGCACAGGCTCGTAGCGCCGGTGGTTTCAGCGTCACTAACGGAATCTTGAATTTTACCCAGAATGGCAACACCCCGGTTCAAGTCAAGATTTTCGACATGGTCGGTAACCAGGTATTTGCCCAGACCTTCCAGGGTTCCGGCGCCGTGGACCTGAATTCCGTTATCGAAGCCCAGGGCACCTACCTCGCCCGCGTCAAGCTCGGTTCCGCACAAGAAACAATCCGCTTTAACGCTTCGGGCAGCTTCTCGGGTTCTGCAATGCAGAAGCACCAGGCCCTCATGAAAATCGACGGCACCGAAAAGGACACTTTGAGAATCATCAAGGAAGGCTTTGACACCTTAAAAATATTCCTCCCGAACCTTGATACAACGCTGAGCATCAAGCTTAATGAAGTCTCTTCTGAACAGACGTTCAAGTTCGGTTACGCAATGAAGAACGCCCCGACCCCGAGTAAGGGCTGCGGCACGACATCAAAGTTGCAAAAGACCAAGAGTGTCGAAAACGGCGACCGCTTTGAAATGAGAGTCGGTAGCGACAACCGCGAATACTTCATCACGCTACCGAAGAACTACGACAACAAGAAACCTTACAAGTTGCTCTTCGCCATGCACTGCATGGGCTCTAACGCCGAAGACTTCGTCCACCACTATGCGGACCAGGACCATCCGAGTCCGTACTACGGCCAGCAGAAACTGGATACCGAAGGCAACTACATCTTCGTTTCTCCGCGTGGCGATACCGACGGTATGCCGTGGAGCGTATCTAGCGACAAGGACCACAAGTTCATCGACCAGTTGCTTACGACTCTCGAAGAAAACTACTGCATTGACACCAGCCGCGTGTTCATGACGGGCTTCAGCTTCGGCGCCATGGTCACGAACTCCATGGCCCAGGATATGCAAGACCGCCTGCGTGCCGTGGCCGTGTACGCAACCGCCGACTACAACATCTACCTGCCGAAGAACAAGGGCTTGCCCATCGCTTGGATGGCCGTCCACGGCAAGAATGACGGCACCTGCCAATATAACCGCGCTCGTGATAGCGCACTCAAGCGCATCCTCAAGAACAACGGCAAGGCCGACGCAGACGGCAACTTCACCGATGCCAGCGCCGAGAAGCCGAAGGAAGTCGGTGGCAGCGGACACCTCTGCTATGATTTCACTACCGTCGACGAACGCTTCCCGGTCAAGTTCTGCAGCTGGAATGGTCAGCACCAGTGGACCGCTTACGACAACGGCAACTGGCAAAACACTTGGGTTCCTGAAGAAGTTCACAAGTTCTTCGAACAGTTCTAAAATTCCTACACACACACTCCAACCTC
This region includes:
- a CDS encoding type I 3-dehydroquinate dehydratase — encoded protein: MISDSRKYLVGLISPDVLEAAEKDLFQPVRLDLDNCDAIEIRYDFFDESEWETLSERVRNIVANKIQIGTIRLKRDGGKFPDARAIERMGLWKKILSAKQVPEWLDLERDCLNDFKALNNVAYPIGVGLIISEHNFERIPSDIELDTFAADVRRIGAQGLKIAAMSNSDSDCDRLYKFAKKYGKKFQMFAAFGMGETGKVSRLWSLNEGANLTYGSIGHSEAPGQIEVSIMRRALEQSEILRSQMEILAFLNQF
- a CDS encoding PTS sugar transporter subunit IIA; translated protein: MRLSERFVDNCILINSKSTTKEEILNELVDTLCSAYKLEHRNEIFDAVWTREQSRSTGIGCGLAVPHAKIDCVDRMCMAAATIEGGLDFASFDGEPVYLIILIVSPGNTVGPHLKALSSVSRLLADGGVRKDLIASKDPAEFLTILRAAEDKYL
- a CDS encoding TolC family protein, yielding MINTKVLISAFLTTAALTTTAFAESTWTLEDCLKQAKKASLKLESAKLREQSADISIRQAKTGNYPTVSASIQNTLYDHPFVYNEDHYRLNLGISGSYTLWNGGATSLNVESKTLTKEATALATQQTERSVQESVLNAYMSLLAATENLRTADASVELAQAEFEHYTKLYEAGSITRKDLTQSQSNVLQKQTSQLTAQLSVSTAKTTLRQLLELDDNAEFQVAAPETNIESPDSLEPLPTFEQLKADAQNAHPGLKSDSVAVRAAQKNTQVAGKGSSITVTLGANSSTGLQAWQSKAYKNQLKYGWQNSITLGINIPIIDGGATTSKVLQAQVSETESQVNLKEDAKTLENNIEKLYLNAMSADMQWKAAILQVQAESEALVVAEEQRNAGALTYTDFLSQKNNLEKAQITLTNAKYTSLLSRKLLELYQGKLD
- a CDS encoding Hsp20/alpha crystallin family protein, which encodes MTQFIPSTFYGIQNFLDNLNACNAQNECCYTPKADYYEVENGFMLEVELPGVKKEDLDIQVEKNIITVKATRARKESKCTYERSFRLTDDIDTENIKVSLENGVLSFQLAKKQQAAARKLTVD
- a CDS encoding T9SS type A sorting domain-containing protein — protein: MGKQFSTLLSAALVAALCSSVSAYTLSGTVTDNGGKAIQGADVKLLKRNKATTTDEQGKFTFQEQTIGLAQARSAGGFSVTNGILNFTQNGNTPVQVKIFDMVGNQVFAQTFQGSGAVDLNSVIEAQGTYLARVKLGSAQETIRFNASGSFSGSAMQKHQALMKIDGTEKDTLRIIKEGFDTLKIFLPNLDTTLSIKLNEVSSEQTFKFGYAMKNAPTPSKGCGTTSKLQKTKSVENGDRFEMRVGSDNREYFITLPKNYDNKKPYKLLFAMHCMGSNAEDFVHHYADQDHPSPYYGQQKLDTEGNYIFVSPRGDTDGMPWSVSSDKDHKFIDQLLTTLEENYCIDTSRVFMTGFSFGAMVTNSMAQDMQDRLRAVAVYATADYNIYLPKNKGLPIAWMAVHGKNDGTCQYNRARDSALKRILKNNGKADADGNFTDASAEKPKEVGGSGHLCYDFTTVDERFPVKFCSWNGQHQWTAYDNGNWQNTWVPEEVHKFFEQF